The following coding sequences lie in one Danio rerio strain Tuebingen ecotype United States chromosome 25, GRCz12tu, whole genome shotgun sequence genomic window:
- the smpd3 gene encoding sphingomyelin phosphodiesterase 3: MVLHTSPYPSAFLSFLSGLSWAFVFPCYWLLDRLLASCVATSLEKRRRSQDPCSFLALGVLISTPLYLVLLLASLPFAFIGFLLWAPLQSIRKPYIYSHQKPDKHGVEQGSAAGTGAALAEWRPQGRSFCFGSANVCLLPDSLARFNNLADTQRRAREVGKRIRNGASRPQIKIYIDSPTNTSISAVSFCSLSTQGFRRTSSLDHRPDPVVTTENETEALTECPIHTSGGTSSDCPIHSTGVQNSSECPLHPNEEEHAPDCAMHQSSDSECPVHSNIMQNSEDCPLHPSGVQISITSPDSEPAEAEKGNHQTGDGDTGSLDSRTASRESLVRFHAADGGISPNNTLSQHRTSVFKRPIGRKRRHGDDGFDHEISAFFPANLDFLCLQEVFDRRAADRLRRQLHRYFPFVLSDVGRYGWKGCCSRFKFLNSGLLLASRYPILDAHYECFPNGRSEDALAAKGVLFAKVQVGSSAQDQRVVGYITCTHLHAIEGDAAVRCEQLDMLLEWGAEFRRVTSCPADEEKVLEDQVAFDVILGDLNFDNCSSEDKLEQQHSLFTHYKDPCRLGPGEDKPWALGTYLDTSGIYDEEVSSPESLQKVMENEEGRKEYLVFPTSKNHCPSQKGRKIPLKGNGRRIDYILYKEEGLHQDWKVDIEEFSFITQLAGLTDHLSVAARLVVSTGEEET; the protein is encoded by the exons CTACTGGCTATTGGATCGCTTATTGGCCTCTTGTGTAGCAACATCACTAGAGAAACGCAGACGCTCTCAGGATCCCTGCTCTTTCCTGGCACTTGGGGTTCTGATCTCTACACCACTTTACCTGGTGCTGCTACTAGCATCCTTACCCTTTGCCTTCATTGGTTTTCTCTTGTGGGCACCACTGCAGAGCATCAGGAAACCTTATATCTACTCTCACCAGAAACCAGACAAGCATGGTGTGGAGCAGGGCTCTGCGGCTGGAACTGGGGCAGCACTTGCTGAGTGGCGTCCACAAGGACGCAGCTTTTGCTTTGGCAGTGCCAACGTTTGCTTGCTGCCAGACTCACTTGCACGCTTTAACAACCTAGCGGACACTCAACGCCGGGCTAGGGAAGTGGGCAAGCGAATTCGGAACGGTGCCAGCAGACCCCAAATCAAGATATACATCGACTCGCCCACAAATACTTCAATCAGTGCTGTATCCTTCTGCAGCTTGTCTACCCAGGGCTTCCGCCGGACCTCTTCTTTGGACCATCGTCCCGATCCTGTAGTCACCACTGAAAATGAGACTGAGGCCTTAACCGAGTGTCCCATTCACACCTCAGGAGGTACAAGTTCAGATTGCCCCATCCACAGCACTGGAGTCCAGAATTCCTCAGAGTGCCCTCTCCATCCTAATGAAGAAGAGCATGCTCCTGATTGTGCCATGCACCAGTCTTCAGATTCAGAGTGTCCAGTACATAGCAACATAATGCAGAACTCAGAAGATTGTCCACTCCATCCATCTGGAGTGCAAATCAGCATCACCTCTCCTGATTCTGAGCCGGCTGAGGCTGAAAAAGGAAACCATCAAACCGGGGACGGGGACACAGGTAGTCTAGACAGCCGCACAGCCTCGCGAGAATCCCTGGTTCGCTTCCATGCAGCCGATGGAGGGATATCTCCCAACAACACCCTTTCACAACACCGCACCTCAGTCTTCAAAAGACCAATAGGACGCAAACGTCGTCATGGAGACGATGGCTTTGACCACGAGATATCTGCCTTCTTCCCAGCCAACCTTGACTTCCTCTGTCTTCAGGAAGTCTTTGACAGGCGGGCCGCCGATAGGCTCAGGAGGCAGTTGCACCGCTATTTTCCCTTTGTACTGAGCGATGTAGGACGCTACGGCTGGAAAGGCTGTTGCTCCAGATTCAAGTTCTTAAACAGCGGTCTCCTGTTGGCCAGTCGCTACCCTATATTGGATGCTCATTATGAATGCTTCCCCAATGGGCGCAGCGAAGATGCTCTGGCTGCTAAAGGAGTACTTTTTGCCAAG GTGCAGGTGGGAAGCTCCGCTCAGGACCAGCGTGTTGTTGGATACATCACCTGTACTCATCTGCATGCTATTGAAG GCGATGCGGCGGTGCGCTGCGAGCAGTTGGACATGTTGTTGGAGTGGGGCGCAGAGTTTCGAAGGGTCACCTCGTGTCCCGCAGATGAGGAGAAGGTGCTGGAGGATCAGGTGGCCTTCGATGTGATCCTCGGAGACCTCAACTTCGACAACTGTTCCTCAG AGGATAAGTTGGAGCAGCAGCATTCGCTCTTCACTCATTATAAAGACCCGTGTCGTCTGGGACCAGGAGAGGACAAACCCTGGGCTCTAG GTACATATTTGGACACAAGTGGGATCTATGATGAGGAAGTCAGTTCACCAGAGAGCCTACAAAA GGTGATGGAGAATGAAGAGGGCAGAAAAGAGTATTTGGTGTTCCCCACAAGCAAGAACCATTGTCCCAGTCAGAAGGGGCGCAAAATACCCCTGAAGGGAAACGGCAGGAGAATCGATTACATCCTTTATAAAGAGGAAGGCCTTCACCAGGACTGGAAAGTG GATATAGAGGAGTTCAGCTTCATCACTCAACTGGCTGGATTGACTGACCATCTCTCAGTGGCTGCAAGATTGGTTGTGTCAACTGGAGAAGAGGAGACTTAG